The Flammeovirga yaeyamensis genome segment CTAAAAATTTACCAACTACAATCTGAGTATCCGTTAAGGGTCTGGTAAATAACAATTCTAATGTACCTGTTTTCTTTTCCTCTGCCAATCCCCTCATCGTGATGGCTGGCAATAGGAACATAAATACATAAGGTGCGATATTAAAAAGTGTATCTAAAGAAGCATAACTTCCTTCTAAAACACTTGTTTGAGGGAAAACCCACACAAACAATCCCATCATCACTAGGAAGACAGAAACTACTAAATACCCTAAAACGGCACTGAAAAAACTATTTAATTCTTTTGAAAAAATTTGCCACATATTCGACGTTACTGACTAGTATGGAGTTGCCCCTTGGAAAACACTAGACAAGTTTGTTGGAACTATATTTCCTCTAAACTTAATCTCAATATTTTCTGTTTGAGAACGTACCGAAGCATCTGCCCAGTTATCTCCACCATTTAAATTAATTCTTACTCTTGCTTGCATTATTGATCCTTGAACATTAAAAACCATGCTCAAACCACCATATTCATTTTCTTTAATTTCCAACTCAGAAATTTTACCATCTAAAGTAATACCGCCTACTCCGTTGTAGCCAACAATCCCTTCAAAACCCAACTGTACAACACAGTTTTCTTTCTCCATTTTAATAAAGTTGATGTTGTTGGTTACTTGAGCAACATTACCATAACGGTCGTATACCTGATTGGCCTGCAAAACAAATTGCTGATCTTGCATTGCTTGTTTTGCCATTGCTAAACGTGCTTGCTCTTCGGCTTTTGCTTGTTGTTTAGCTAATTCTTTCGCTTTTTTTCTTTCTTCCTTGGCTTTCTTTCTTGCCAATTTACGTTGTTCTTTTTCTGTTAATGGCTTT includes the following:
- a CDS encoding DUF4251 domain-containing protein gives rise to the protein MKNFLLRTLTFLLLFTFMGSFSAFAQEAQEKPLTEKEQRKLARKKAKEERKKAKELAKQQAKAEEQARLAMAKQAMQDQQFVLQANQVYDRYGNVAQVTNNINFIKMEKENCVVQLGFEGIVGYNGVGGITLDGKISELEIKENEYGGLSMVFNVQGSIMQARVRINLNGGDNWADASVRSQTENIEIKFRGNIVPTNLSSVFQGATPY